One Brassica napus cultivar Da-Ae chromosome C4, Da-Ae, whole genome shotgun sequence genomic region harbors:
- the LOC106397343 gene encoding tryptophan--tRNA ligase, chloroplastic/mitochondrial isoform X2, whose protein sequence is MAHATPSHSLILSSSRFSRLGYSTRFLRHANPLSLPLTRQRFRCYCSDQTSPSARKRVVSGVQPTGSIHLGNYLGAIKNWVALQDTYETLFFIVDLHAITLPYDPQELRKATRDTAALYLACGVDISKASVFVQSHVRAHVDLMWLLSSSTPIGWLQKMTQFKEKSRKEGGENASVSLLTYPVLMAADILLYKSDFVPVGEDQKQHLELARDLAQRVNNLYGGRKWKKLGGRGGSIFKIPEPLIPQVGARVMSLTDGRSKMSKSAPSDQSRINLLDSKDLIADKIKRCKTDSFVGLEYDNAERPECNNLLSVYQIVSGKTKEEVMEECKDMSWGTFKPLLTDAVVEHLSPIQVRYQEITAESAYLDKVLTEGADKATEIAEVTIRNLKQAMGFFYI, encoded by the exons ATGGCGCACGCGACTCCCTCTCACTCCCTCATCCTCTCTTCCTCCAG GTTCTCTCGTCTCGGCTACAGCACCAGATTTCTCAGACACGCAAACCCTCTTTCTCTTCCCCTAACCAGACAAAGATTCCGATGTTATTGCTCCGACCAGACTTCTCCTTCTGCAAG GAAACGTGTGGTCTCTGGAGTCCAGCCTACAGGCTCAATTCACCTTGGAAACTATCTAGGCGCTATCAAGAACTGGGTCGCCCTTCAG GATACATATGAAACACTCTTTTTCATTGTAGACCTTCATGCG ATAACACTACCATATGACCCGCAAGAACTAAGAAAGGCAACTAGGGATACCGCAGCGCTCTATCTAGCATGTGGTGTTGACATTTCTaag GCTTCGGTGTTTGTGCAATCTCACGTCCGTGCTCATGTGGACTTAATGTGGCTTTTGAGTTCATCCACACCTATTGGTTGGCTACAGAAAATGACTCAGTTCAAAGAAAAATCACGCAAGGAG GGGGGTGAGAATGCTTCTGTGTCTTTGTTAACATATCCAGTTCTGATGGCTGCTGATATCCTCTTGTATAAG TCGGATTTTGTCCCTGTGGGTGAGGACCAGAAGCAGCATTTAGAGCTTGCCCGCGACCTGGCACAGCGTGTGAATAATTTATATGGTGGAAGGAAGTGGAAGAAGCTTGGAGG GCGTGGTGGTTCGATATTTAAG ATACCAGAACCACTCATACCACAAGTTGGAGCTCGAGTTATGTCTCTTACGGATGGTCGTTCCAAG ATGTCCAAGTCTGCACCTTCTGATCAGTCCCGGATCAATCTCCTTGACTCAAAAGAT TTGATTGCGGATAAAATAAAACGGTGCAAGACAGACTCATTTGTAGG CCTTGAATATGACAATGCGGAGAGGCCTGAGTGCAACAATCTCCTCTCTGTATATCAGATTGTCTCAGGCAAGACAAAAGAg GAAGTGATGGAGGAATGCAAAGATATGAGCTGGGGCACATTTAAGCCTCTACTTACGGATGCTGTGGTCGAGCATCTTAGTCCAATCCAG GTCCGTTATCAAGAGATAACAGCAGAGTCAGCGTATTTGGATAAAGTATTGACAGAAGGTGCGGACAAAGCCACGGAGATAGCAGAAGTCACAATTCGCAATTTAAAACAAGCGATGGGGTTCTTCTATATATGA
- the LOC106397343 gene encoding tryptophan--tRNA ligase, chloroplastic/mitochondrial isoform X1 produces MAHATPSHSLILSSSRFSRLGYSTRFLRHANPLSLPLTRQRFRCYCSDQTSPSARKRVVSGVQPTGSIHLGNYLGAIKNWVALQDTYETLFFIVDLHAITLPYDPQELRKATRDTAALYLACGVDISKASVFVQSHVRAHVDLMWLLSSSTPIGWLQKMTQFKEKSRKEGGENASVSLLTYPVLMAADILLYKSDFVPVGEDQKQHLELARDLAQRVNNLYGGRKWKKLGGRGGSIFKIPEPLIPQVGARVMSLTDGRSKMSKSAPSDQSRINLLDSKDLIADKIKRCKTDSFVGSLEYDNAERPECNNLLSVYQIVSGKTKEEVMEECKDMSWGTFKPLLTDAVVEHLSPIQVRYQEITAESAYLDKVLTEGADKATEIAEVTIRNLKQAMGFFYI; encoded by the exons ATGGCGCACGCGACTCCCTCTCACTCCCTCATCCTCTCTTCCTCCAG GTTCTCTCGTCTCGGCTACAGCACCAGATTTCTCAGACACGCAAACCCTCTTTCTCTTCCCCTAACCAGACAAAGATTCCGATGTTATTGCTCCGACCAGACTTCTCCTTCTGCAAG GAAACGTGTGGTCTCTGGAGTCCAGCCTACAGGCTCAATTCACCTTGGAAACTATCTAGGCGCTATCAAGAACTGGGTCGCCCTTCAG GATACATATGAAACACTCTTTTTCATTGTAGACCTTCATGCG ATAACACTACCATATGACCCGCAAGAACTAAGAAAGGCAACTAGGGATACCGCAGCGCTCTATCTAGCATGTGGTGTTGACATTTCTaag GCTTCGGTGTTTGTGCAATCTCACGTCCGTGCTCATGTGGACTTAATGTGGCTTTTGAGTTCATCCACACCTATTGGTTGGCTACAGAAAATGACTCAGTTCAAAGAAAAATCACGCAAGGAG GGGGGTGAGAATGCTTCTGTGTCTTTGTTAACATATCCAGTTCTGATGGCTGCTGATATCCTCTTGTATAAG TCGGATTTTGTCCCTGTGGGTGAGGACCAGAAGCAGCATTTAGAGCTTGCCCGCGACCTGGCACAGCGTGTGAATAATTTATATGGTGGAAGGAAGTGGAAGAAGCTTGGAGG GCGTGGTGGTTCGATATTTAAG ATACCAGAACCACTCATACCACAAGTTGGAGCTCGAGTTATGTCTCTTACGGATGGTCGTTCCAAG ATGTCCAAGTCTGCACCTTCTGATCAGTCCCGGATCAATCTCCTTGACTCAAAAGAT TTGATTGCGGATAAAATAAAACGGTGCAAGACAGACTCATTTGTAGG CAGCCTTGAATATGACAATGCGGAGAGGCCTGAGTGCAACAATCTCCTCTCTGTATATCAGATTGTCTCAGGCAAGACAAAAGAg GAAGTGATGGAGGAATGCAAAGATATGAGCTGGGGCACATTTAAGCCTCTACTTACGGATGCTGTGGTCGAGCATCTTAGTCCAATCCAG GTCCGTTATCAAGAGATAACAGCAGAGTCAGCGTATTTGGATAAAGTATTGACAGAAGGTGCGGACAAAGCCACGGAGATAGCAGAAGTCACAATTCGCAATTTAAAACAAGCGATGGGGTTCTTCTATATATGA
- the LOC106399690 gene encoding receptor-like protein 32, which yields MKGSWNSRSIIHITLPFLLFFIYNFTAVFTAPARHLCHPVQRDELLKFKNEFEIKKPCLDGIRLKTESWAINSDCCDWDGITCDTKSWEVIELDLSRSCLHGRLHSNSSLYKVKNLTTLDLSYNYFSGHISPSIGNFSHLTILDLSKNYFSGWIPSSVGNLSHLTILDLSGNDFIGELPSFGSMNQLNLLSVEFNKLGGNFPHSLLNLEMLSDLYLSHNQFTGTLPSNMSSLYNLEYFQAWDNSFSGTLSSSLFTIPSLTYVDLRDNQLNGTLEFGNISSPSKLTTLDLGNNNFIGPIPKSISKLVNLQDLDLSRLNTQGPVDFSIFSNLKLLQLLNLSHLNTTTTFDLNAILRSNLQSIFLLDLSGNHVSTTNKSSGVNHHLQMISQLYMSGCGITEFPGLLRTQNKLTNLDISNNKIKGHVPGWLWTLPTLNFVDLSHNMFIGFERSTKLGLSMQYLVGSNNNFTGELPSFICDMRSLITLDLSSNNLNGAIPHCMGNLKSNLSFLNLRQNHLSGDLPNNTFASLRSLDVGHNQLTGKLPRSLIHFSTLEVLNVESNRISDTFPVWLSSLKHLQVLVLRSNEFHGLVHQASFPTLRIIDVSDNHFNGTLPSNYFVNWSAMSSLKANKDRSKEKYMGDFFGYYHDSMVLTNKGIEMELVRILKIYTALDFSGNKLEGEIPRSIGTLKEVHVLNLSYNAFTHHIPSSMGNLTALESLDVSQNKLSGEIPQELGNLSYLSYMNFSHNQLVGLVPGGTQFRRQKCSSFEENSGLFGPALDEVCRDIHAPAPQQHEKSKPEEEKEEVLSWVAAAIGFGPGIVFGLTIGCILFSCKKEWFMNVFGRNERRSSTMVKAKSRFKTQAARRGQ from the exons atgaaaggctcTTGGAATTCAAGGAGTATCATTCATATTActcttccttttcttctctttttcatttataatttcACGGCCGTGTTTACAGCTCCTGCTCGACACTTGTGTCATCCTGTacaaagagatgaacttctcaagttCAAGAACGAGTTTGAGATAAAGAAACCTTGTTTGGACGGCATTCGTCTTAAGACGGAGTCATGGGCAATTAATAGTGACTGTTGCGATTGGGATGGTATCACATGTGATACCAAGTCTTGGGAAGTGATCGAGCTAGACCTTAGTCGCAGCTGCCTCCATGGTCGGCTTCATTCCAATAGCAGTCTTTATAAGGTTAAAAACCTAACCACTCTCGACCtctcatataattattttagtggTCACATCTCACCTTCTATTGGAAATTTTTCTCATCTTACCATTCTCGAcctttctaaaaattattttagtggtTGGATCCCTTCTTCAGTTGGAAATCTTTCACATCTTACCATTCTTGATCTTTCTGGTAATGATTTCATTGGTGAGTTGCCATCTTTTGGCAGTATGAACCAGTTGAACCTCTTAAGCGTTGAATTCAATAAACTTGGTGGCAACTTCCCACATTCCCTTCTCAATCTTGAAATGTTGTCGGATTTATATCTCTCCCACAATCAATTTACTGGCACACTTCCTTCTAACATGAGTTCACTCTACAACTTGGAGTACTTTCAGGCATGGGACAACTCTTTTAGTGgaactctctcttcttctctattcACTATTCCTTCTTTGACTTATGTTGATTTGAGAGATAACCAACTCAATGGTACTCTTGAATTTGGCAATATATCTTCACCATCTAAACTAACAACGTTAGACCTTGGCAATAACAACTTCATAGGACCAATCCCAAAATCCATTTCCAAATTAGTAAACCTTCAAGACCTTGACCTTTCTCGTTTGAACACTCAAGGCCCGGTCGACTTTAGTATCTTCTCAAATCTCAAGTTGCTCCAACTTCTTAACCTATCCCATTTAAACACCACCACTACCTTTGACTTGAATGCAATCTTAAGGTCGAATCTCCAGTCAATCTTTTTATTGGATCTCTCTGGGAACCATGTTTCAACCACAAACAAAAGTTCAGGTGTGAATCATCATTTGCAAATGATAAGCCAGTTGTACATGTCAGGATGCGGTATCACCGAGTTTCCTGGGCTCTTAAGAACCCAAAACAAATTGACGAATCTTGACATTTCCAACAACAAAATCAAAGGTCATGTTCCTGGATGGCTATGGACACTACCAACTTTGAATTTTGTGGATCTTTCCCACAACATGTTCATTGGTTTTGAAAGATCAACGAAACTTGGACTATCTATGCAGTACTTGGTTGGCTCCAATAACAATTTCACGGGCGAGCTTCCCTCTTTCATATGTGATATGCGCTCTCTAATCACTCTTGATTTGTCTAGCAATAACCTCAATGGTGCCATCCCTCATTGTATGGGAAACCTCAAGAGCAATCTTTCATTTTTAAACCTTCGTCAGAATCATCTTAGTGGAGATCTTCCAAATAACACATTTGCAAGTCTAAGGTCGCTTGATGTCGGGCATAACCAACTCACGGGTAAGCTTCCAAGATCTTTGATCCATTTCTCAACTCTTGAAGTTTTGAATGTGGAAAGCAACAGAATCAGTGACACCTTTCCTGTCTGGTTGAGTTCCCTAAAACATCTTCAAGTTCTTGTCTTACGCTCCAATGAATTTCATGGACTGGTACATCAAGCCTCGTTTCCTACGTTGAGAATCATAGACGTATCAGATAATCACTTCAATG GAACTTTGCCTTCAAATTACTTTGTGAACTGGAGTGCCATGTCATCACTTAAGGCTAACAAAGATCGGTCTAAAGAAAAGTACATGGGAGATTTTTTTGGCTATTATCATGACTCAATGGTTTTGACGAATAAAGGTATAGAGATGGAGCTAGTACGTATTCTTAAGATCTACACCGCACTCGACTTCTCCGGAAACAAGCTTGAAGGAGAGATTCCACGGTCCATCGGTACATTAAAAGAGGTTCATGTGCTCAACTTATCATACAACGCTTTCACCCATCACATCCCATCATCTATGGGAAACTTGACAGCTCTCGAGTCACTGGACGTTTCCCAAAACAAGCTTTCCGGAGAAATTCCACAAGAGCTAGGGAACCTCTCGTATCTTTCCTACATGAACTTCTCTCACAATCAGCTTGTTGGTCTAGTACCAGGAGGCACTCAGTTTCGGAGACAAAAGTGCTCTTCGTTCGAGGAGAACTCTGGACTCTTTGGTCCGGCTCTCGATGAAGTTTGCAGAGATATCCACGCGCCTGCACCACAGCAGCATGAAAAGTCGAAACcagaggaagaaaaagaagaggtgTTGAGTTGGGTGGCAGCTGCGATAGGATTTGGACCTGGTATTGTTTTTGGATTGACGATTGGGTGCATATTGTTCTCCTGCAAAAAAGAGTGGTTCATGAACGTTTTTGGTCGAAACGAACGCAGAAGCTCCACAATGGTAAAGGCTAAAAG CCGTTTTAAAACCCAAGCTGCTCGAAGAGGACAATGA
- the LOC106401307 gene encoding endoribonuclease YBEY, chloroplastic, producing MLSRLSPILRHNRLFSAEARAMTRATLYHHARVLQPLLVRSSPRIALATTANLLNVSSSDSSSMFHRRFHAVRNIGGGDWKLPKPAAGRVFAERREYRKMRKRAPKRKQELELSVSICIEEQLPDDTEIQNIAEMLRVNVPMAMKLAFNGLKDSKYKTRETDIENVGGFETVELSLMLCNDEFICKLNKEWRGEDHPTDVLSMSQHVPELKLPVLMMGDIVISVETAARQAAERGHSLLDEIRILVIHGMLHLLGFDHEISDEAEKEMEEEEELLLKSLGWKGKGLIQSAYDIEKTAKPQPEKADDRKKGDGLRFYRPKFSYIFCDMDGTLLNSKSQISEANAKALKEATLRGLKVVIATGKSRPGAMRILKMADLAGRDGIVSESSPGVFVQGLLVYGRQGKEVYRGNLDRDVCRETCLYSLEHGIPLIAFSQDRCLTLFDHPLVDSLHTTYNEPKAEIISSVDQLIAEADIQKVIFMDTTEGVSSVIRPYWSEATGDRASVVQAQSDMLEIVPPGTSKGNGVKMLLNHLGVSPNEIMAIGDGENDMEMLELASLGVVMSNGAEKTKAVADVIGMSNDEDGVADAIYRHAF from the exons ATGCTCTCTCGTCTCTCCCCAATCCTCCGCCATAACCGTCTCTTCTCCGCAGAAGCGCGTGCAATGACACGCGCCACTCTCTACCACCACGCCCGTGTCCTCCAGCCCCTACTCGTTCGCTCTTCTCCGAGAATCGCCCTTGCGACCACCGCGAATCTTCTCAATGTTTCCTCCTCCGATTCCTCTTCCATGTTCCACCGGAGATTCCACGCCGTACGCAATATCGGAGGAGGAGATTGGAAGCTTCCAAAGCCGGCAGCGGGTCGCGTGTTCGCGGAGAGGAGAGAGTACAGGAAGATGAGGAAGAGAGCGCCCAAGAGAAAGCAAGAACTCGAGCTCAGCGTCAGCATCTGCATCGAAGAGCAGCTTCCTGACGATACCGAGATTCAG AATATTGCGGAGATGCTTCGTGTTAATGTTCCCATGGCGATGAAGCTGGCGTTCAACGGTTTGAAAGATTCCAAGTATAAAACGAGAGAAACTGATATAGAAAACGTTGGTGGGTTTGAAACCGTTGAGTTATCTTTGATGCTTTGCAACGATGAGTTCATCTGTAAACTCAACAAAGAGTGGAGGGGTGAAGATCATCCTACAGATGTGCTTTCCATGTCGCAGCACGTCCCTGAACTGAAGCTTCCTGTT CTTATGATGGGAGATATCGTCATTTCTGTTGAGACTGCTGCAAGGCAGGCTGCTGAGAGAGGTCACTCTCTTCTTGATGAGATACGCATTCTTGTG ATACATGGGATGTTACACCTACTGGGGTTTGATCATGAGATCAGCGACGAGGCTGAGAAAGAaatggaggaggaagaggagttGCTGCTAAAGAGCCTTGGGTGGAAAGGGAAAGGACTCATTCAGAGTGCATATGACATTGAGAAAACAGCTAAGCCTCAGCCGGAGAAAGCAGATG ACAGGAAGAAAGGGGACGGCCTAAGATTCTACAGACCCAAGTTTTCCTATATATTCTGTGATATGGATG GCACACTGCTTAACAGCAAAAGTCAGATTTCAGAAGCTAATGCGAAAGCTTTAAAAGAAGCCACGCTGAGGGGACTTAAAGTCGTGATAGCTACGGGGAAG TCTCGCCCAGGTGCGATGAGAATCTTGAAAATGGCTGATCTAGCTGGACGCGATGGCATTGTTTCAGAGTCCTCTCCAGGCGTATTCGTTCAG GGGTTACTTGTTTATGGTAGACAGGGGAAAGAAGTGTATAGAGGAAACTTGGACCGGGATGTCTGCAGAGAG ACGTGTCTTTATTCTCTGGAGCATGGGATTCCTCTCATTGCATTCAGCCAGGATCGCTGCTTGACATTGTTTGACCATCCTCTTGTCGACTCTCTTCACACAACTTACAATGAACCAAAG GCCGAGATCATATCTTCCGTTGATCAACTTATAGCTGAAGCCGACATTCAG AAAGTGATATTTATGGACACCACCGAGGGGGTCTCATCTGTTATCCGTCCGTATTGGTCAGAAGCAACGGGAGACCGTGCCAGTGTCGTTCAAGCTCAATCAGACATGTTAGAAATCGTCCCACCCGGAACCTCCAAAGGCAACGGTGTAAAAATGCTTCTCAATCATTTGGGCGTTTCACCGAATGAG ATAATGGCGATAGGGGATGGGGAAAATGACATGGAGATGCTGGAACTAGCGTCGTTGGGAGTCGTTATGAGCAACGGTGCAGAAAAGACAAAGGCCGTGGCTGATGTGATTGGTATGAGCAACGACGAGGACGGTGTTGCTGATGCCATTTACCGACATGCCTTCTGA
- the LOC106399832 gene encoding oleosin Ara h 15.0101-like, which produces MADLHQHQQPMTRNLHESSSSPSTRQTVRFLTAATIGMSLLVLSGLTLTGTVIGLVVATPLMVLFSPVLVPAVITMCLLTAGFLFSGGCGVAAATALSWIYRYVTGKHPMGADKVDYARVMISDKAKELEHYAQPQTDQTTIAPY; this is translated from the coding sequence ATGGCGGATCTTCATCAACATCAGCAACCAATGACGAGAAATCTCCacgaatcatcatcatcaccatcgaCAAGACAAACCGTGAGATTCCTAACGGCGGCGACGATCGGCATGTCACTGCTCGTGCTCTCGGGATTAACGCTCACCGGAACCGTGATCGGTCTAGTCGTAGCGACGCCTTTGATGGTTCTTTTTAGCCCCGTGCTTGTGCCTGCGGTGATAACGATGTGCCTTTTGACGGCGGGATTCTTATTTTCCGGTGGATGTGGGGTGGCAGCAGCGACGGCTTTATCGTGGATCTATAGGTACGTCACCGGAAAACATCCCATGGGAGCGGATAAAGTGGATTACGCGAGAGTGATGATTTCGGACAAGGCTAAAGAGTTGGAACATTATGCTCAGCCGCAAACGGACCAAACCACAATAGCTCCTTATTAG